From a single Micromonospora pallida genomic region:
- a CDS encoding lytic transglycosylase domain-containing protein produces MSRLWSRLGARTAAVALLSVGVAGGFYLGEDRQTRPSDAAQVGQFETVQSRYPQTEHVVESAKHQTELLTAQRAEAAAELAARKAAAERAARKKREAEAKAKAKEEAERAAEAASKPYDGPIPASCNEYSGNREVGCAMLLDAGFDIDQMPCLDKLWTKESGWNHKASNPSSGAYGIPQALPGSKMGSVADDWRTNPATQIKWGLGYIKGRYGTPCKAWAHSQDVGWY; encoded by the coding sequence GTGAGTCGGCTGTGGAGCCGGTTGGGTGCCCGAACCGCCGCTGTCGCGTTGCTCTCCGTGGGCGTCGCCGGCGGCTTCTACTTGGGCGAAGACCGCCAGACCCGGCCATCGGACGCCGCTCAGGTTGGCCAGTTCGAGACCGTGCAGTCGCGGTACCCGCAGACGGAACATGTCGTCGAGTCCGCCAAGCACCAGACCGAACTGCTGACCGCGCAGCGGGCCGAGGCCGCCGCCGAGTTGGCCGCCCGCAAGGCCGCCGCTGAGCGCGCGGCGCGCAAGAAGCGCGAGGCCGAGGCGAAGGCCAAGGCCAAGGAAGAGGCCGAGCGGGCCGCAGAGGCGGCCAGCAAGCCGTACGACGGGCCGATCCCGGCCTCCTGCAACGAGTACAGCGGCAACCGGGAGGTCGGCTGCGCCATGCTGCTCGACGCCGGGTTCGACATCGACCAGATGCCCTGCCTGGACAAGCTCTGGACCAAGGAGAGCGGCTGGAACCACAAGGCCAGCAATCCCTCCTCCGGCGCGTACGGGATCCCGCAGGCGCTGCCGGGTAGCAAGATGGGTTCCGTCGCCGACGACTGGCGCACCAACCCGGCCACCCAGATCAAGTGGGGTCTCGGCTACATCAAGGGCCGGTACGGCACCCCGTGCAAGGCCTGGGCGCACTCCCAGGACGTCGGCTGGTACTGA